A genome region from Syntrophales bacterium includes the following:
- a CDS encoding efflux RND transporter periplasmic adaptor subunit codes for MANEDIAKLRIDKAKVTRHRGKGKRNLYLIFILISIIIIVGFLYVKGILTPSIQVEVASVIKIYPSQTFTLLNASGYVAAQRKAAVASKVTGRLISLSVEEGSRIKAGQVIAKLESEDVAASKNQAEANLKALRYNLEQAKAELNDALLSFNRNKDLLEHGFVSKAEYDSSEARYRKAIAAVEAAGAAVKAGTAALHGANVALDYTLIRAPFDAVVLTKNADIGDIVTPIGAAANAKAAVVTIADMDSLQVEVDVSESNIHQIRLGQPCEIQLDALPDSRFRGEVHMIVPTADRTKATVLVKTKFIDKDSRILPEMSAKVAFLLRKVTPEEQKPLKAISSSSVITGNGKNLVYVVKGDRAVETAITIGKQLGDMTEVLQGVEVGDKVVVKPLKKVKDGVRVKTSEQ; via the coding sequence ATGGCGAATGAGGATATTGCAAAACTGCGCATTGACAAAGCGAAAGTTACCAGACACAGGGGAAAGGGGAAAAGGAATTTATACCTGATATTTATCCTGATATCCATAATCATCATCGTAGGATTTCTTTATGTCAAAGGCATTCTAACGCCGTCCATTCAAGTAGAAGTTGCAAGCGTGATAAAAATATACCCTTCTCAGACTTTTACTCTGTTGAATGCGAGTGGATATGTGGCAGCACAACGTAAGGCTGCTGTCGCCTCAAAAGTAACAGGACGTCTCATATCGTTGTCGGTTGAAGAGGGAAGCCGGATAAAGGCCGGACAGGTGATTGCCAAGCTCGAAAGCGAGGATGTTGCCGCTTCCAAGAACCAGGCGGAAGCCAACCTAAAGGCCCTACGTTATAATCTGGAACAGGCGAAGGCAGAATTAAATGATGCCTTGCTTTCTTTCAACAGGAATAAGGATTTGCTGGAGCATGGGTTTGTATCAAAGGCTGAATATGATTCTTCAGAAGCACGTTACAGGAAGGCAATTGCAGCAGTCGAAGCAGCTGGGGCGGCAGTTAAGGCCGGAACTGCGGCGCTTCACGGCGCCAATGTAGCCCTGGACTACACCTTGATCCGTGCCCCTTTTGACGCTGTTGTCTTAACCAAAAATGCCGATATAGGCGATATCGTCACTCCTATAGGGGCTGCTGCTAATGCTAAAGCGGCGGTAGTCACCATAGCCGATATGGATTCCCTCCAGGTAGAGGTAGATGTCTCTGAATCAAATATTCATCAGATAAGGCTGGGGCAGCCCTGTGAAATTCAGTTAGACGCCTTGCCCGATTCACGATTCCGTGGAGAGGTACATATGATTGTACCGACTGCGGACCGGACCAAGGCGACCGTGTTGGTAAAAACGAAATTTATTGATAAAGACAGCCGCATATTGCCTGAGATGAGTGCAAAGGTTGCGTTTCTTTTGCGAAAGGTCACTCCGGAAGAACAAAAACCCTTAAAAGCGATTTCCTCTTCATCAGTAATTACGGGCAATGGAAAGAATCTGGTTTATGTGGTCAAGGGTGACAGGGCGGTTGAAACGGCCATCACCATTGGGAAACAACTCGGCGACATGACGGAAGTTTTACAAGGAGTTGAAGTTGGAGATAAAGTGGTAGTTAAGCCGCTGAAAAAGGTAAAGGATGGAGTTAGGGTAAAAACATCTGAGCAGTAA
- a CDS encoding ABC transporter ATP-binding protein gives MKNKTPIVEVENICKSYRRGNQILQVLYNITLNINKGEFLAFMGPSGSGKTTLLNLIAGIDRADSGIIRVGGLDITSLSETELAQWRATNVGFIFQLYHLIPVLTAFENIELPLLLTDLSRKERREHVKMVLQMVNLADRMDHYPSQLSGGQQQRVAIARAVVTDPVMLVADEPTGDLDRVSADEVLDLMERLVHELGKTIIMVTHDPRAAERAHIIKRLDKGALNV, from the coding sequence ATGAAAAACAAGACACCTATTGTTGAAGTAGAAAATATATGTAAATCCTACCGGCGTGGCAACCAGATTCTGCAAGTTCTGTATAATATTACTTTGAATATCAATAAAGGTGAGTTTCTAGCATTTATGGGTCCTTCAGGTTCGGGTAAGACTACTTTGTTAAATCTCATAGCAGGCATTGACAGAGCGGACTCCGGCATAATCAGAGTAGGCGGCCTGGATATTACTTCACTTTCCGAAACTGAACTTGCCCAATGGCGTGCCACAAATGTCGGTTTTATCTTTCAGTTGTACCATCTCATCCCGGTGCTGACCGCTTTTGAGAATATTGAACTTCCACTGCTTTTGACAGACCTTTCAAGAAAAGAAAGGCGGGAGCATGTGAAGATGGTTCTGCAAATGGTCAACCTTGCAGACAGGATGGACCATTACCCCTCCCAACTCTCGGGCGGTCAACAACAACGCGTGGCGATTGCACGCGCAGTTGTAACTGATCCCGTCATGCTGGTTGCGGATGAGCCGACAGGCGACCTGGACAGAGTTTCTGCTGATGAAGTACTTGATCTTATGGAAAGGCTTGTGCATGAACTTGGCAAAACCATTATTATGGTGACTCATGATCCGAGGGCCGCGGAAAGGGCTCATATTATTAAGCGCCTCGATAAAGGTGCTCTGAATGTATAG
- a CDS encoding FtsX-like permease family protein yields MYSLKIIFRNACRHKLRTFLTILGIIIAILAFGLLRTVISAWYAGVDASSASRLVTRNSISLVFPLPVSYQEKIRQVKGVKTVSYGNWFGGIYIDEKNFFANYAVEPKTYLKLYPELVISSDQKTAFLRDRKAAIAGRKLAERYGWKIGDVITLKGTIFPGNWDFVIRGIYKGRDQSVDETAFIFHWEYLNETLKKTVPRRADQVGFYMIGLTSPNLAADVAVKIDETFKNSLAETLTETEKAFQLSFISMTEAIVIAIQLVSFVIIIIIMAVVANTMAMTARERISEYAVFKTLGFGGFHISGLIFGESLLITMIGTVLGIVLTFPAAKVFSKELSAYFPVFNVAAETIYLDIVMSFLIALMSAIFPTWRAIKIRIADGLGRIG; encoded by the coding sequence ATGTATAGCCTCAAGATCATTTTCAGAAACGCTTGCCGCCACAAACTTCGCACCTTTCTAACCATCCTCGGCATCATTATCGCTATTCTTGCCTTCGGTCTCCTTCGTACCGTGATAAGCGCCTGGTATGCGGGCGTTGACGCCTCCTCCGCCAGCCGTCTTGTGACGAGAAATTCCATATCACTTGTTTTTCCACTCCCTGTTTCGTATCAGGAAAAGATCCGACAGGTAAAAGGTGTGAAGACAGTTTCTTACGGTAACTGGTTCGGTGGTATCTACATAGACGAAAAAAACTTCTTTGCAAATTACGCTGTGGAACCGAAGACCTATCTTAAACTGTATCCGGAGCTTGTAATTTCCTCAGACCAGAAAACCGCCTTTCTCCGTGACCGAAAAGCAGCCATTGCCGGACGTAAGCTGGCGGAAAGGTACGGCTGGAAGATCGGCGATGTGATCACATTGAAAGGGACCATTTTCCCGGGCAACTGGGATTTTGTAATACGTGGCATCTATAAGGGGAGAGATCAATCGGTAGATGAAACCGCCTTCATCTTTCACTGGGAATATCTTAACGAAACCCTGAAAAAAACCGTCCCCCGGCGGGCGGATCAGGTCGGCTTCTACATGATAGGATTAACCAGCCCGAACCTGGCCGCGGATGTCGCAGTAAAGATAGATGAAACATTTAAAAACTCTCTGGCAGAAACATTAACTGAAACCGAAAAAGCCTTTCAGTTGAGCTTTATCTCCATGACGGAGGCTATTGTCATCGCCATACAACTGGTTTCCTTTGTAATTATCATTATTATCATGGCGGTTGTTGCCAATACTATGGCCATGACCGCCCGTGAGAGGATTAGTGAATATGCCGTTTTCAAAACGCTTGGATTCGGCGGCTTTCACATTTCCGGTTTGATATTTGGTGAATCTCTACTTATCACAATGATAGGAACTGTTCTTGGTATCGTTCTTACTTTTCCCGCGGCAAAAGTATTCAGCAAAGAACTGAGCGCCTACTTTCCCGTATTCAATGTTGCGGCGGAAACAATCTATCTGGATATAGTAATGTCTTTTCTTATTGCACTTATGTCCGCAATCTTTCCAACGTGGCGCGCCATAAAAATTCGGATAGCTGATGGACTCGGAAGGATAGGATAG